The following are encoded together in the Vigna angularis cultivar LongXiaoDou No.4 chromosome 9, ASM1680809v1, whole genome shotgun sequence genome:
- the LOC128193930 gene encoding uncharacterized protein LOC128193930, whose protein sequence is MAFRTGNDAIWCRAFSLSLEDEALEWFNNLPPNSIENFAGLKQLFIRQFAANSTQDLTVFELVNLKQGKEETLRAFIDRYQKTVRRVKALSPELALHYILLALKPGPFKDSVCRRAPKTMEELRERAADEIRVEEMKLSYKNENQELWGEKMDRGKPGNSAGKPGGSRQKEPRRGPRFQQYTPLNAPQEKILREALSADLLPEPMKRPM, encoded by the coding sequence ATGGCATTCAGAACGGGTAATGACGCCATCTGGTGCCGAGCGTTCTCGTTATCCTTGGAAGACGAGGCCCTTGAATGGTTCAACAACCTGCCTCCCAATTCCATAGAGAATTTCGCAGGACTAAAGCAGCTATTTATCCGGCAGTTTGCGGCTAACAGCACACAAGACTTGACCGTGTTCGAGTTAGTCAACCTGAAACAAGGAAAGGAAGAAACGCTGAGAGCGTTCATAGACCGGTACCAGAAAACCGTCCGGCGGGTGAAGGCGTTAAGTCCGGAGCTCGCCCTCCATTACATCCTACTCGCCCTCAAGCCCGGACCATTCAAAGACAGCGTCTGTCGGCGAGCCCCTAAGACTATGGAGGAGTTAAGGGAGCGCGCGGCAGACGAGATAAGGGTTGAGGAGATGAAGTTGTCTTACAAAAACGAAAATCAGGAGCTGTGGGGCGAGAAAATGGACAGGGGCAAACCCGGTAATTCGGCCGGAAAACCGGGCGGCAGCAGGCAGAAGGAACCCCGCCGAGGGCCCCGATTCCAGCAATATACCCCCCTTAACGCTCCCCAGGAAAAGATCCTTCGGGAGGCGCTCAGCGCAGATCTGCTCCCGGAGCCTATGAAGCGAccaatgtaa